The Tribolium castaneum strain GA2 chromosome 3, icTriCast1.1, whole genome shotgun sequence sequence ATCTATCACGACCGAAACGGTTCGAAGTAGCGACAAGCCTAATGTTGACCGAAACTCAAGTAAGTAAGAATCGGAAATCAAGCCAGAGACGTGATAAATTCGCATCACATTTCGTGCAGTTAGTCATCACAATCCTAAAATATGACTTCTGTCTGTTTGTTTGAAGTTGGGCTTAACCCTGCTATAACTCTCGCAAGAAGAAAacagttttgattttgtttgttgttaTTGCAGGAATggttttacgattttttgttgttgttgtaggtGAAGATTTGGTTTCAAAACCGGAGAATGAAGTGGAAACGCAGCAAAAAGGCCCAGCAGGAGGCGAAAGGTACGTCCAAGGATGATTCAGTGTCGTCGAATAAGCAAGCAGTGAGTTCGTCCCAAAGTAACTGCAAGCCAACGTCGTCGCAGGAAAACATGGAAAGTCAGTTGGTGGAAACTGATAGTCGAAAAATTCAAGATGAATCTCTGTACAGACCCTACGTTGTGTAAAAACCAGTGATAAAATTGCTAGCGtttatgtttttgtaattgtaaatatttattaataaagtgtACTGTGAAGTATGATCTCGTTGAATACGTTTTTGTGACGCTACCTCATTGTGTTAAATTTCCAAAACTTAGGGagttgtacatatttaaagttcctaattataaatactatgtaaatggaggatgaaaaataaacgatAAAACGAGAGTTTATCACccgatttttgtgttttcttaCTCGCCAAACATCCAAATCGCAAAATAACATCACAACTGTGgagaaaatacaaattattacaaaattaataggacgagataataatcacattttttaaataactctgCTCTgagctaaaatttttaaataaatatttttgagtaCCCACTAAAAGCTTACCTAGACTGTCATTCATTCTCGAATTCATTTATGAAAAATCTTGCTATCGTTTCGTATATTtagttgtaataataaaaaaaaaatttgcatatttttagaAGTCctggtatttttaaaataacaaaatttgaaaaaaatatcactataaattttaattagactatgacaaaaaatatacagtaATATTCGCACTTATAGGAATTTTCTGGAACAaagattcaaaattttttataagagACAAAAATTGCTACTAAAAGACCATTtctagaaaacaatttttcaatttatcaaTCTCGTATGCAATAGTTAATCAATTAACCAATAAAAACTTTCAATTACAGTTACGTAGTCACTTTCAACCAATCAAATCAATGTTACAGTTTCTATTTAACATATTATGGGTAATTTTTGCTGAAAGAATTGTTAGATTTGTGCAAGAAATACAGAATCCAAAATCAATTGTAAACTGCTTCCATATCAAACTATCTTGTCAAAGTATTCCCATGATTCAATGCGGTGGCGCCGCTAGAAGCAAGCCAAATAAAACATACGTAAAACAATTGAAGCGCGAACGAGGGTGATCTGATAGCGTTCGTTTTGGAAGGGGTAATGCCGTCTGCTGATTGGTTGAAAACTTTTAGATTGGTTCCAATCTTAGTAATTTTGGTCGAGAAACTCATAATTTATTGCCTTAGTGAGCTTGTTTCCAAGTACACTGCGAGGAAAAAAGCCAAGAAAAGAAGGAACTCCGACAGCCAGCAGACGAAAATATGGACGTTTCAAATCGGCATGAAACCAATCGACCGACAAATCGATCAGTCTTTGCCCATTAACATAATCAACGAACCCAAatcttttttaatgtttttgtttcgtaaatttttcaaaactcgTTGGtgtaaaagtgtttaaaagtAAAAGATCACGAGTTTCGCGCCAGAGTGTCCCTCATACATATTACATGATATCGAATCAGTTGTTAAGTTAAGCGAGAACTCCACTTTAGACAAAACCTTTTAGCAAATTACATCAAGAACGATATGGACTTGTAATACATACAATTCGTTCAGAGAGAAACGTTACAAATGCCAATTCGCCCTTTAGAATAAACGCATTTCACCCTCTCGTACTAGCGCAACAAGGATGCAAAATCAAGACGCATAAATAAAAGCGGAATGATTTTTATAATCGGGGTGCTTTTGTTCCGATTGCGGTTCTTTTACAACTCGTTTAAATTTATATCTGCAGGAGAGCTCAAACTCGAAAAACATGACCAGATaacaatcagaaaaaaaatcacaattctAGAGCCGATTACTTTGAGCAATTtcggaaataattaaaagactattttttaatgttttatatttggttataatttttgggaacgaaataataattctttCCCCGTTCGGCATTAATGGCATCATCGGAATCTAAGTAGGGATCGCTGCGCACATTTCCCTAATTTGATGAAACAAATTGCGAGGCCAAGTCAGCCGAGACGCCGCTAACGGTTCCTGAACGGAAGTGCCCGTGGCGGATGTTGATTGGTAATTGTTTCCCCGCAGATACTGACGCCCAATCAACGAGCGAGAGTAGTGGTGCGGAAAACGGCACTCTGGATCTACTCCGACGGAATAACAATTGCTCCGTGTTAGTGGATCTTTGACGATGGATACTTGATTTTATCGGAAACATCgctatatgtttgaaaaattctagacaaaTTGGCAAGTTTTAATGATGCcttgatatttatttaaaaaaagatcaaGCTTAGAAGTTGTTGGTACCTATATTCTGTATGTAAGAAAAAAGCCCTTAAAAAATTAGTCTAATGAACCGCAATATAGGTTTTGTTCTTAAACTTTTAGGTTTCATGTTACGAATTTCTAGTaaaacccggcgcctccaccatttttgaaaaataaatgtttttaaaaatgcgtACTCAAATAATCTAAGttgtaacaaatttttatcataCGTAAAACAGACTGTAAAACACgctgaaacaaaccgttttgttctaaagactttaatttttaattattattattttgtagtaaaaaaaccggcgcatccaccatttttaaatataaataattttttttaaattaagttttcaaataatctAACGTTGTAACATACCACTGTAATACGTGAAAATActggaataaaccgttttgcactaagacttttagttttcaagttataaattaaaaaaagacgcattcactattttttaaataaaacaatctaGGATTGTGATAAATTTCTATAATAcgtaaaatataatataataagcTGGATAAAACTGTTTTGCTCCATGACTCTTAGTTTTTAGgttacgaattaaaaaaacaacatatcCACCATTTtccaagtaaaaataattgtttaattaagttttcaaaCAATCTAGGACTGTGACAAACTTTTATAATATGAAAAATAGACCGTAGAATGCGCTGAAACAAACCGTCTTGTTGTAAAAGTTTTAGTTATTGagttacaattattattttaaaaaccggcgcacccaccatttttcaaatatacataattttgtaaattaaattttcaaataatttaaagttatagcaaacttctaaaatacgtaaaataaatCGTAGAAAACCGTAAAACAAATCGTTTTGATCTttgattcttagtttttaagttataaatttttaaatttaaaaacccggcgcatccaccatttttctcataaacataatttttaaaaataaactttctcAGTAATTTAGAGTTGCAACAAACCACTGTAAATCGTAAAATGCGCTGTAGAATACGATAGCaaaaaccgttttgctctaggagtttcagttttcaacttataataataatataataattttatataatattattataataatttttttatttaaaaaccggcacctccaccatttttcaaatttaactatttttttaaattaagtttctgAATAATCTATGATTGCAACAAATtaatataacacacaaaattaaCCGTAGAATTCGCTGTAACACACCGTATTTTTACGGTATTTtgacttttactttttaaattataatttttttaataagaaattaaaaatacctcTGTAATCGAAAccataataaaaatcatattgGTGAATTTTTGATACattttggccgtaatcggaatTTTAATCGTGCCTTGCGACCTCTGTGATCAAAAAACCTTACGAAGCTATCAGATTTCTGTTTCAAATGTGAGTATTTTTGGTTGTCTACTGGTTTATTATGATCAAAACGTCAAAATATAACCTCAAACTAATCTATCTAGTGAGGGGATTTACAGTACAATGTTTCAACATTTTCACTATTTGTCAGTGTGATCTGATTTGTGAGTTTTTCAAACTGgctgttttgttttattagcAACAATGAAAACAATTGTTGGTAAAGTGGTTGTTTTGGGACATCAaggtattgttattaaataatgcACTATCTGTGttatgtttatttgtttttatcgcttgattgtaaacaaaaattaatcaattagTATTGAATAAAAGTAGTATTTTCTTTCATTCATTACTAAAATTAcatgtttatttattgaaatacatgagcaaattttttactatattcATAGAAATTAAATCATCCAGTActcaaattgataaaattttatctgttTTATCTGTGACTACTACAATAGGTGTGGGAAAAACCAGCACAGTTATACGCTATGTGGAAAATTCTTTCAGCCAGCACATCACCCCAACCGTTGGCGCTTCATTCTTCAGCTGTAAACTCCTAATTGACGACATCACTGTAAAACTTCAAGTATATTCACACACATTATTGCGTTTTCTTTCCTTATTCAAATCTATTTTAAACAGATATGGGACACCGCAGGTCAAGAACGGTTCAAAGCAATGGCCCCAATGTTCTATCGCAACGCCAATGCTGCTTTAATCGTTTTCGATATCACACTAAGACAAAGTTTCGAAAGCATGCAAGGATGGGTTTTTGAACTCAAACAAAACGTTGACAATCCAATGGTCCTGTGCGTTGTGGGCAACAAAAGCGACCTAGCAAAAAATAGACAAGTAAAACGAACccaaaactttgatttttctctattttttgttaacaGGTGAATAGGGACGAGGCAATACAGTATGCCAAAAGTATAGGAGCTACTTATCACGAATGCTCAGCCATGCATGACcaggtaatttattttgtactgTTCTTtcaattgtaaattaattgaaagaaCGGTGTTATTTTAGGGCGTAGGTTTAGTTTTTGACGACGTAGCGCGAGGCTTGATTCGACTGCTGGGAAATAGCAGTGACCACAATCTGAAAGTGTACGACAGTGAAAATATCGATAATATTATGGCGAATTCGAGCGAGCTCGAAGCCACAGATACGGGGAAAGAGGAGACGGTTAATTTGAGTATTAATAGCATAGCACATGGCAATACTGTGAAGAAGTGTTGCTGAACAATTGATGCCATATCCAAAatttgtgattaattttacACACAAGAAATCATTGGagcaatatttttgttaagcGGAACTGATAAATTAACACTTGTGATATGTAGGAAGACGTAATAAATCTACGTATTCTGTTTTATAGACTGGAATTTTATCTTAGCGTTTATGCGTCCCAGTATTAACCTCGTTTTTCATATCATTATGACATGTAAcagaatttatatttttcttttacgtAACTTTGTTTAttcaataacatttttattttctgcatTATTTTACTACGTagtttaataaagttttacaatcgaaattttgtttcattgcctaaaaccCTCCCCAAAACCGTTccttataatttatttcaactcAAGCAAAAGGATGActttaaaagtgataaattttcttgagtgtttatcttgttttttttaatgtttgtcgGATTTTTTGGACTAAATCgcttgaaataaataagtttttgttaaaagaatAACGAGGTAAACCACTCAGAATTGGTTAAAGTTctgcaaaataaatgagtcTCCCGTTTAAATTTTCTCTTATGTTATCGAATTTTGAGGTACAGAGAATAGAAGATTTTATCCATAAACAAATTCAGATAAATATGttgatatttaatttaaattaggaGTCAAATGTGTTCTTCAGGAAAATTCtgatacaaaaaattgactaaaaacgagtactttattcaaaatttcccAACGCATCTAAAAGATGGCcaaataaaattgaagtttTTGCTCAAAATCTAAATTCCACTAAAAGTCCTTGGGCTGCACTTTTTATATCTATCTTGTTttccttttttataatgtttgtcggcatttttcgacaaaatcattaaaataaataaggttcagatacaaaaaaagataaaccACTTAGAATTAGTTGAAATTctgcaaaataaatgagtttctggttcaaattttttcttattttatcgagttttgagttttaaaatacaaagtaTAGTAAATTTAATCCGTAAACAAATCCAGACACATAGCTTGACTTTGCTAAAATTAGAAGTAAAATATGTTCAAGGATCAGTTTGTTAAAAATCTGAGATAAAAAATTGTCCCTAAAAACAAGtactttgtttaaaattttgtttcatttataaAACCCTTTCCAAAACCAttccttacattttttatttctcaacGCAACCAAAAGATGGGCAAAGAAAAATGGAGTTTTTgcttcttttattactatttccttcttttttttcttattcgtttattttttttttaatacttctCGGcttttttcgacaaaaaagAGGTAAAACAGAATCGGTTGAAATCCTGAAAATTAAATGATGTTCTCTTCTTTTATCCAGTTTTGAGTTTGTTTTgaaatttcatttcatttatcATATGTTCGTTAAAGAGCAGTTCGTTAAAACTCTGCTTCTAGAAAAGCCCTTAATTGTAAAGAGGTTATTTTTCTCAAttggaaataataaaaaaaattatttgcttattatttattattattatttgttttaataattggCACAGATATCAGTAGCAAAATCACCGGATATGAAGGCGCCACATCTTCTTGAGTGTCAAATTAACCAGAGATTCCTTAGATTCTACTGATATTTTATCTTGTGACTCATGTTCCAATGGATTTACCATGATTTTATACTCAATATTTCAgttctttattataataaattactcGTGCTAGGTATTTTCTCTTCTTTCAATTTCTTGCTATCTTTTGAAACTGATTCAATTACAAGTTAAACTTGATAGTAAGTCAAGTTTTGCGGCAATTTAGCAATTCACATCTGTGCGGATATAAAGGCGCCAGGTCTCCTCAAGTGTCAAATTATAGTTAAGATTCcgcaaattatttcgaaatttcataaattcctGTAAACCCTACTGTAAAACGAGTGATTTATTACAAAACGCccagtttttcaaattaaacattaatacCACGTTTGCAACAAgcacatattttatttataagagCTGTAATTACAAGTTGCAAAAGGTGTGATCAAACTTACACACAGTGCTCCTAATTGGTGGCGCTTCCACTTGATTTGGGGCTGCACCACATGTGGGAAAAGTCAATGAAGCGTATCCCTTTAATGTGTCGCTTCCtatttaaaattgtgaaaagAGCTGTCGGtgctaaataataaattaatcaaactttacgcctttattttttaaatgtgttgCATCTGGATATTCACTTTGTGGCCAGTAAATAGTTTAGCACGTGTTTGTGATTTGAGACACTTAAACTTCACACATTTCACATTCAATAAGGTCCTTAATGTTGGGGTAAATTATAGactctattatttattttaataagatCGTGTTTTTACGGCTTTGTAAATGTCTGGATGCGAAATATCTACTATTATTTGTTACAACATTTGGTTGTTTGACGGACATTATCCTCCGAATTTATGGCAACAGTTTCGGAGAGCTTCACAGAGTTTGGTTCAAATTTGTCGTAAATATTCTGGGCCACATCTTCAAACAGTTCCTGAACACCCTTGAAATGTTTATGTTAAATTACTAGTGTGTTTAAAGTACAATTACCAGGCCGCTCTTTGCCGAACACTCGTAATACACAGCTCCTTGTTCTCTGGCGTACTGATAAGCTTCATCTCTGAATacctgtgatttttttttataaaaatgaaaaacgttAGAACTAGACACAAACCTCACGTTGTGACGCTAAGTCGAGCTTATTTCCCACAATAAACAAGAGATTTTTACCAGGAGCATTGAAATTATCGCAGTTATTTCGCAGTTCGTTGATCCAGAATTTAACCTCCTGGAAACTTTTTCTCGAAGTGATGTCGAAAAAAATCAGAGCTGCGTCGGCATGCCGGTAATACATGTAAGTAATTCCCCGGAATCTCTCCATGCCGGCTGTGTCCCATATCTACCACAAATTAAACCTAGACAGGGCctcactttatttaaaaaatacttcaaGTTTTACTGTAGTCGTTTCGATTCGGAAAGTTTTAAAGTAGCATAATGTGCCAATAGTGGCGGTGGTACGAGGGTGAAAAAATTCGTGTGTGCAGCGAATAAACACACTTGACTTTCCTACTCCTACAAACAAATGGAGTACTCATTTTACGACAGACTTGTTACCTGAACTTCCCAAAAGGACGACTTTTCCTGTGATTTGACTCATTTTCGAatactttttacttttaacaacgcATTTGTTACGAATGTTAAACTACAAGGAAGGCAAAAATTAGGTTGGTACTGAAGATTAGacgcattatttttaaatacaaaataaatattataaagaTAACACAACACCTGCGGAATGTCTGACTacatttgcattattttgtagcgatttatttaaaaaatgttaggtTTTTGgaaccatttttttcaattttggacAAAACCATGTAATGTCAGTTGTGTCAACTAAAATGAAGGTTTTTTCCGTCCAAGTAGCGATACTAGGCCTCAATGGTGCAATACTGGTAAAACAAATCACTATAAGTTGAAAAATACTAACACTTTACTTAGGCTTTAGGTGTAATTCTTTCCTACATTGGCATAACTTGGATCCAATTCGAAATAAAATACGAGAAAGCGACGGAAAATCAATTCGTTTACATTGGGGCTGTTCTAATAGCCCTTGGTCTTTTTTTGTGCAATACAACAGTCATGGGATGTTGCGGCACTTTATCCAAAAACAAGTTTCTCCTAGCTATAGTATACAGAGTGTTGCgtttaaaccccacattagaaataatggtagttctaataatgatagtcgtctgattttttttataaaaatctttaagGTCCTgctcaacgaaaatattttcaagatggtgacacttccggttataccggaactTTCTTATTTGcaatggaaagctatattttttaatgcgtttttgaattactgGAGTTATTTTCACGCAGTTATAAGCTCTCCCTATATCTAAATTTAgacgtttacgaaatatttagggtttttaatttttttttgaatttgcaccttccagttcaaaaatcgataacactgccattttaaaaaatttggtaatattttttagctcacttAAAAGAGTAAGCCAAGATCTTTTCTttggtgttttaaaatttctaaaaacgattgcaaattcaaattttttttaaaaatcttaaatatctcgaaaacggctAAACTTGGGTATAGAGAATGATgataaaaacggccttaaaataactcaactaatccaaaaatgcagcgaaaaacatagttttccatttaaaataacaaagtttatagcgacttccggtataaccggaagtgccgccatcttgaaagtattttcattgagcagaattcaacggattatggctgaataccaactttcaaacaCATATCTTTATTGGAACTTTCAATATTTCTAATGTGGgcaccaaaaaaatcattgaaatCACAATTACTTTTGCATTTTAGAACACTTGTATGTTCCTTctgatttttgtaatttatgccGACTTTGGCATTGTGGCTTTACACCTAAAGAAAGCCTCCTCACCATATATGAAGGATATTGatgtggagctcgaaaaaatCCTTCGGAAAAAACACAAAGGATGGGACGATTTTTACGACTATATTCAGAAAAAAgttgtaatgatttttttgcgttttcttattgaaatttattgtagtttaAATGTTGCGGATTCGACGGATTCCAGGATTATCACAGGGTTTTGAACACAAGTCACCTCAAAAGTTGTTGTAAGGACAATTCAGACTGCAAGGAACCGACGTATAAGGAAGGTTGCACTAAACCGCTCCTGGATTACATTGGGGAAAAGTTTGTTTTCTCTGGAGCCATTTCCTTCACTGTTGCCATTTTGGGCGTGAGTTATTAAGTTGTTAagtaaagaataataaaaacttcTTTTAAGCTAATTGCTGGTGTATTTACCTACATTGTTAAACGGCTGCACCGTTCTTGCCAATTTTCAACAAGTGGCGAACTATAAGATATGTTTCTAGTTAATGTGTAAATAATTTGGCCCCACATCTAGGCCACTTAACCgctgaaaataaatttggtttcTCATAACGGTAATTGGGCGatccataaaaataattagctTCATATCTTGAAAAACTAATATCCATTGAAGCCACATGTTCTCAACTAAATGTATCTTAATTATCCCTTCCCTCCTGAAACCCCGCCTCTTGGCACCCATTGGTGCAAAACCATGACGAActtaagtaattttaaaactgctTTCAGATTTTCAGACAAATTGTTTCAGCCGCCTgaaatctcaaaattaaagccctCGCACATAATGACTGAAAACTGTGATAGTGTTAAGATCAGTTCGGAAAAATCGATCAATTTCTCAATCGACTCCTTATTGTCTCCCAACAAGTCGttaaaaagtgatagtttaGAAAAATGCGAAGAAGTTGTGTCGACTTCCGGCGATTTCTACCAAAGAAATTACCAAGAGGGTGAGTTTGCGAATAAATCGTAACGATAAATAAGCCTCATTAGCGTATTTACGTCCACTTtagtttgtaaaaaatgaccacataattgaaaatttacaaGCGCTGAAAACATCAAAGACCAGGGAAAGCTTTTGATATCAGATACGGCAATAAACAAGTCACGTCGAGGTAAATTTTACGATTTATATTACCTCGGATATTAGACTGTAGCGCTCTGCTATTAACTAATTTTATCTCATTGTTTGACAATGAAATATGAGCATATTTTTGCGGTGAggatttttcagttttgcaaaaacaaaatgataaaaatatcaaGGGGATAAGTAATGATTGTAAATAcggaaaataaatttgtcgtTCCTTTGTGAGGACGCATTTCAATTTCTGTTTCGTtgtatttatttcaagtttttcaaaggctaaagaaaacaaacaataaaaagtgAATTAGAAACAAACATCTGTGGTACAATGAACAAGAAAAACAGGAAAAGTCTTTGCACAGAACTTTTAATGCAACTTTATTAAGtcaatgtaattcagtatgaTTTATTACTAATTGTTTTACATGGATAAATCTTCTCAAATAAATGACGAATTATTGACAgcaatttgagaaaaatcgttggtctaattttataaaaataaaattatcacaaataaTTAGCAACTTTTTGCTGTATTTACAAGtaaagcacaaaaaattgttggtgtacctcatttatttttaaggttTTAAGGAACAAAAGGCCAAATTTCCTTACGggcaaaatgtaataaaaagaaataaaccaATGAGGAGTGAAAACAATTTACTGTACAATATACAAAATaaaccaataataaaaataaaaaaaagactaAAAGCTAGACTGCtagagaattaaattcgtgaagaaaaaagtaagaaataaaaatttatttaaaaaattaaaaatgaaaaataaatctcCATCTCAACTGTTTGAAATGGAAAAATCTCAAATTATTAGTGAATTATTGAGgagcttgaaaaaaatccttgCTTTAGTTTCGTATAAaagaatttatgaaaaaaaaacactattatCTCAGTAgcaagttattttttgttttactcaGTGGaggataaaataattaaagtacCACTAGATAGTCTTTGTTGGCggctattttctaattaatccaaaattaaaatttaaagacaaAGAGGCTTGTAAAATGACCATAATATGAAAAGCTTCATAAGAtggaaaagagaaaaaagttttCGTAATGATTTTTGCTtgttttcaagcattttaacacgtcttttgaacaaaaaacaagttatttcGCTCAAATTCGTTACTAgagttcaaaaaaatcacaaactaTGTCGAAATAACATTGTTTTGTTAATGTCTTCTTACTGTCAAGTACttatctatttttcaaaatttcgtaaaacatttaccaaattatcttttaacaaaataactcttttaacaaacttacttatttcgcaaaattttcgTCTATAAGTGAAAAATTCCCAATTGCAAACAAGGTCGAAAATGTTACGTGTttagtgtattttttaatgttgataagtttattaaaattcgttaACATTACTTCAGATAAGTACAGATTTTATcgaaaacaatattaaaaaaaatggaaataaaataactGAACTCTGTGTACCTCAGACTTTTCAAGGGataaaaggcaaaattttagtaaaaagaaataaatcaataaggaaaaactaaacaataatagaaaaaaaagataactaCTCATGATATCAGGACTAAAGAATCaaagaaaaacttgaaattagTCCTTAAAGTAAATTTCTATTTTGAGAGGCGATTGGATTTGTATAAAATGATATAAGCTCGATATTTGGGAAAAATGCTCCTAATTTAGAGAAATAAAACGAATTTTTGAACACTAAAGGATGTTTATTGGTCAGGTGCTTTAATTATTCacgtacaaaacaaaaaggtGCGTCAACCGAAAAATTGCCGCTAATTGCTTCCCTCCACATATTCCTGCTAAATACCGAGGAACCGTTTCAGCGTccccaaattaaaaatacttaaacTCGTAGACAAATTCGAAAATGCCTGGGATATCCGACTCTGGCTCTTGGCATACCTCCTTACACATCCTTTTCCACTGAATGATATACATGTGTACGTGCGGCCATACATCAACGCCTAATTGACAGCGAGTGTTTTAAAAGACAAAGTGACACTAAA is a genomic window containing:
- the LOC661602 gene encoding uncharacterized protein LOC661602; this encodes MKTIVGKVVVLGHQGVGKTSTVIRYVENSFSQHITPTVGASFFSCKLLIDDITVKLQIWDTAGQERFKAMAPMFYRNANAALIVFDITLRQSFESMQGWVFELKQNVDNPMVLCVVGNKSDLAKNRQVNRDEAIQYAKSIGATYHECSAMHDQGVGLVFDDVARGLIRLLGNSSDHNLKVYDSENIDNIMANSSELEATDTGKEETVNLSINSIAHGNTVKKCC
- the LOC661647 gene encoding ras-related protein Rab-5A isoform X1; its protein translation is MSQITGKVVLLGSSGVGKSSVFIRCTHEFFHPRTTATIGTLCYFKTFRIETTTVKLEIWDTAGMERFRGITYMYYRHADAALIFFDITSRKSFQEVKFWINELRNNCDNFNAPGKNLLFIVGNKLDLASQREVFRDEAYQYAREQGAVYYECSAKSGLGVQELFEDVAQNIYDKFEPNSVKLSETVAINSEDNVRQTTKCCNK
- the LOC661647 gene encoding ras-related protein Rab5 isoform X2, whose amino-acid sequence is MSQITGKVVLLGSSGKSSVFIRCTHEFFHPRTTATIGTLCYFKTFRIETTTVKLEIWDTAGMERFRGITYMYYRHADAALIFFDITSRKSFQEVKFWINELRNNCDNFNAPGKNLLFIVGNKLDLASQREVFRDEAYQYAREQGAVYYECSAKSGLGVQELFEDVAQNIYDKFEPNSVKLSETVAINSEDNVRQTTKCCNK
- the LOC661647 gene encoding ras-related protein Rab5 isoform X3, whose protein sequence is MSQITGKVVLLGSSGVGKSSVFIRCTHEFFHPRTTATIGTLCYFKTFRIETTTVKLEIWDTAGMERFRGITYMYYRHADAALIFFDITSRKSFQEVKFWINELRNNCDNFNAPGKNLLFIVGNKLDLASQREVFRDEAYQYAREQGAVYYECSAKSGLELFEDVAQNIYDKFEPNSVKLSETVAINSEDNVRQTTKCCNK
- the lms gene encoding tetraspanin-8 isoform X1, with product MSVVSTKMKVFSVQVAILGLNGAILALGVILSYIGITWIQFEIKYEKATENQFVYIGAVLIALGLFLCNTTVMGCCGTLSKNKFLLAINTCMFLLIFVIYADFGIVALHLKKASSPYMKDIDVELEKILRKKHKGWDDFYDYIQKKFKCCGFDGFQDYHRVLNTSHLKSCCKDNSDCKEPTYKEGCTKPLLDYIGEKFVFSGAISFTVAILGLIAGVFTYIVKRLHRSCQFSTSGEL